One genomic region from Terriglobus aquaticus encodes:
- the egtB gene encoding ergothioneine biosynthesis protein EgtB, with amino-acid sequence MATTPAAPSLSAAALQLAQHYRTVRAATSSLCATLSAEDQMVQSCPEASPVKWHQAHTSWFFETFVLSPFAPAYRPFHPDFHWLFNSYYKSLGEEIPEKKLRASFSRPSLDQILAYRAHVDAAIASLLANPDLPAADLDSVLRRITLGLNHEQQHLELALTDIKHAFFTNPLQPAFRAQSPDAFDGQAPAQQWIDLEGGLVDIGYPLNSADPLDFCFDNETPRHQVYLQPYAIANRLTTCGEYLAFLNDNGYSRPELWLSEGWDTVEHEAWQAPLYWQRSHDDPHGWRVFTLGGWRNLAELLDTPVCHVSLFEADAFARWRGCRLPTEAEWEHATVHQANELQRQSHPELSEPSSFFPAQQDTPNLLESNTLHPTPATTESLSQLLGPCWQWTATPYIGYPGYKPLPGALGEYNGKFMSSQVILRGASCVTPQTHARATYRNFFSPATRWQFSGIRLARAF; translated from the coding sequence ACGCTCTCGGCAGAGGACCAGATGGTCCAGTCCTGCCCGGAGGCGAGCCCGGTCAAGTGGCACCAGGCGCACACCAGTTGGTTCTTTGAAACCTTCGTCCTCTCTCCGTTCGCGCCCGCCTACCGGCCCTTCCACCCCGACTTCCACTGGCTGTTCAACAGTTATTACAAGTCCCTGGGCGAAGAGATCCCCGAAAAGAAGCTGCGCGCCTCCTTCTCGCGCCCGTCGCTCGACCAAATCCTCGCCTACCGCGCCCACGTCGACGCCGCCATCGCCAGCCTGCTCGCTAACCCCGACCTCCCGGCCGCCGACCTCGACAGCGTCCTCCGTCGCATCACGCTCGGCCTCAATCACGAGCAGCAGCACCTTGAACTCGCGCTCACCGACATCAAGCACGCCTTCTTCACCAACCCGCTGCAGCCCGCCTTCCGCGCGCAATCGCCCGATGCCTTCGACGGGCAGGCGCCCGCGCAGCAGTGGATTGACCTCGAAGGCGGTCTCGTCGACATCGGCTACCCGCTCAACTCCGCGGACCCGCTCGACTTCTGCTTCGACAACGAGACGCCGCGGCACCAGGTCTACCTGCAGCCCTACGCCATCGCCAACCGGCTCACTACCTGCGGCGAATACCTCGCCTTCCTCAACGACAACGGCTACAGCCGCCCCGAACTCTGGCTCTCCGAAGGCTGGGACACCGTCGAGCACGAAGCCTGGCAGGCCCCGCTCTACTGGCAGCGGTCGCACGACGACCCGCACGGCTGGCGCGTCTTCACCCTCGGCGGCTGGCGCAACCTCGCGGAGCTGCTCGACACGCCCGTCTGTCACGTCAGCCTCTTCGAAGCCGACGCCTTCGCCCGCTGGCGTGGTTGTCGACTCCCCACCGAAGCCGAATGGGAGCACGCCACCGTCCATCAAGCCAACGAGTTACAGCGGCAGAGCCATCCTGAGCTCAGCGAACCATCCTCGTTCTTCCCCGCTCAGCAGGACACGCCCAACCTCCTCGAATCCAACACCCTCCATCCCACTCCCGCCACGACCGAATCCCTCTCGCAACTCCTCGGCCCCTGCTGGCAGTGGACCGCCACCCCCTACATCGGTTACCCCGGCTACAAACCCCTGCCTGGCGCCCTCGGCGAATACAACGGCAAGTTCATGTCCAGCCAGGTCATTCTCCGCGGCGCCTCCTGCGTCACGCCACAAACCCACGCCCGCGCCACTTATCGCAACTTCTTTTCGCCCGCCACCCGCTGGCAGTTCAGCGGCATCCGCCTCGCCCGAGCTTTCTAA